A stretch of the Acomys russatus chromosome 23, mAcoRus1.1, whole genome shotgun sequence genome encodes the following:
- the Slc6a17 gene encoding sodium-dependent neutral amino acid transporter SLC6A17: MPKNSKVTQREHSNEHVTESVADLLALEEPVDYKQSVLNVAGETGGKQKAAEEELDAEDRPAWNSKLQYILAQIGFSVGLGNIWRFPYLCQKNGGGAYLVPYLVLLIIIGIPLFFLELAVGQRIRRGSIGVWHYVCPRLGGIGFSSCIVCLFVGLYYNVIIGWSVFYFFKSFQYPLPWSECPVIRNGTQAVVEPECEKSSATTYFWYREALDISNSISESGGLNWKMTLCLLVAWSIVGMAVVKGIQSSGKVMYFSSLFPYVVLACFLVRGLLLRGAVDGILHMFTPKLDKMLDPQVWREAATQVFFALGLGFGGVIAFSSYNKQDNNCHFDAALVSFINFFTSVLATLVVFAVLGFKANIMNEKCVVENAEKILGYLNSNVLSRDLIPPHVNFSHLTTKDYSEMYNVIMTVKENQFSALGLDPCLLEDELDKSVQGTGLAFIAFTEAMTHFPASPFWSVMFFLMLINLGLGSMIGTMAGITTPIIDTFKVPKEMFTVGCCVFAFFVGLLFVQRSGNYFVTMFDDYSATLPLTVIVILENIAVAWIYGTKKFMQELTEMLGFRPYRFYFYMWKFVSPLCMAVLTTASIIQLGVSPPGYSAWIKEEAAERYLYFPNWAMALLIILIAVATLPIPVVFILRHFHLLSDGSNTLSVSYKKGRMMKDISNLEENDETRFILSKVPSEAPSPMPTHRSYLGPGSTSPLETSGNPNGRYGSGYLLATTPESEL; the protein is encoded by the exons ATGCCGAAGAACAGCAAGGTGACCCAGCGTGAACACAGCAATGAGCATGTCACTGAGTCAGTGGCTGATTTGCTGGCCCTCGAGGAGCCTGTGGACTATAAGCAGAGTGTACTGAATGTGGCCGGCGAGACAGGTGGCAAGCAGAAGGCGGCGGAGGAGGAGCTGGACGCAGAGGACCGGCCGGCCTGGAATAGCAAGCTGCAGTACATCCTGGCCCAGATTGGCTTTTCTGTGGGCCTTGGCAACATCTGGAGGTTCCCCTACCTGTGCCAGAAAAATGGAGGAG GCGCCTACCTGGTGCCCTACCTGGTGCTGCTGATCATCATTGgcatcccccttttctttctggaGCTGGCTGTGGGCCAGAGGATCCGCCGTGGCAGCATTGGTGTGTGGCACTACGTGTGCCCCCGCCTAGGGGGCATCGGCTTTTCCAGCTGTATT GTCTGTCTCTTTGTTGGGCTGTACTACAATGTGATCATTGGGTGGAGCGTCTTCTATTTCTTCAAATCTTTCCAGTACCCGCTGCCGTGGAGTGAATGTCCCGTCATCAGGAATGGGACCCAGGCAG TCGTGGAGCCTGAGTGTGAGAAGAGCTCAGCCACTACCTACTTCTGGTATCGAGAGGCCTTGGACATCTCCAACTCCATCTCAGAGAGTGGAGGCCTCAACTGGAAGATGACGCTCTGCCTCCTGGTGGCCTGGAGCATCGTGGGCATGGCTGTAGTCAAGGGCATCCAGTCCTCTGGAAAG GTAATGTATTTCAGCTCCCTCTTTCCTTATGTGGTGTTGGCCTGCTTCCTGGTCCGGGGGCTGCTGCTGCGAGGGGCGGTCGATGGCATCCTGCACATGTTCACTCCTAAG CTGGACAAGATGCTGGACCCCCAGGTGTGGCGGGAGGCAGCCACACAGGTCTTCTTCgccctggggctgggctttggagGCGTCATCGCCTTCTCAAGCTACAACAAACAGGACAATAACTGCCACTTCGATGCTGCCCTGGTGTCCTTCATCAACTTCTTCACCTCGGTGTTGGCTACCCTCGTGGTGTTTGCCGTGCTGGGCTTCAAAGCCAACATCATGAATGAGAAGTGTGTGGTCGA GAATGCTGAGAAAATTCTAGGGTACCTCAACTCCAATGTCTTGAGCCGGGATCTCATTCCACCCCATGTCAACTTCTCACACCTGACCACCAAGGACTACTCAGAGATGTACAATGTCATCATGACTGTTAAGGAGAACCAGTTCTCAGCTCTGGGCCTGGATCCCTGCCTCCTGGAGGATGAGCTGGATAAG TCTGTGCAGGGCACAGGCCTGGCCTTCATCGCCTTCACTGAGGCCATGACACATTTCCCGGCCTCCCCCTTCTGGTCCGTCATGTTCTTCCTGATGCTTATCAACCTGGGCCTGGGCAGCATGATCGGGACCATGGCAGGAATCACCACACCTATCATCGACACCTTCAAGGTGCCCAAGGAGATGTTCACAG TGGGCTGCTGTGTCTTTGCATTCTTCGTGGGGCTGTTGTTCGTCCAGCGCTCCGGAAACTACTTTGTCACCATGTTTGACGACTACTCGGCCACTCTGCCACTCACCGTCATCGTCATCCTTGAGAACATCGCTGTGGCCTGGATTTACGGAACCAAGAA GTTTATGCAGGAGCTCACCGAGATGCTTGGCTTCCGGCCGTATCGGTTCTATTTCTACATGTGGAAGTTTGTGTCTCCACTGTGCATGGCTGTTCTCACCACAGCCAGCATCATCCAGCTGGGGGTATCACCCCCGGGCTATAGTGCCTGGATTAAGGAGGAG GCTGCTGAGCGCTACTTGTACTTTCCCAATTGGGCCATGGCACTGCTGATCATCCTCATTGCGGTGGCAACCCTGCCCATCCCTGTGGTGTTCATCCTGCGGCACTTCCACCTGCTCTCCGATGGCTCCAACACCCTCTCCGTGTCCTACAAGAAGGGCCGTATGATGAAGGACATCTCCAATCTGGAGGAAAACGATGAGACCCGCTTCATCCTCAGCAAGGTGCCCAGTGAGGCGccctcccccatgcccacccACCGCTCCTATCTGGGGCCTGGCAGCACATCCCCCTTGGAGACAAGCGGCAATCCCAACGGACGCTATGGAAGTGGGTACCTCTTGGCTACCACCCCTGAGTCAGAGCTGTGA